CGCGTGGGTGTGCGAGCCGACCCCGAGGTTGTAGTCGGGTTCGTCCAGATCCAGGTCGTCGAAGAACACCCCCGACAGCTCCTCGTCGTAGTGCTGGCCGGTGTGGACGAGCACCTCCTCGTGGTCGGGCGCGAGCGCCCGCGAGACGGGAAACGACTTGACGAACTGCGGGCGCGCGCCGACGACGGTGAGGACCTTCATGTTCCCACCGCCACGAGCACGTCCCGGACGAACGAGGCCACGTCGATGGTCTCTGCGACGAACTCGCCGCGGCGGCGGTCCCAGTCGCCGTCGTCGTCCGCGAGCAGCGTCTCGATTCGGTCGTGGGCCTCCGACTCGTCGTCGGTCGAGAACACGAGCCCGTAGTCTGCGAGTCGCCGAAAGTTCGCCATGTCGTCGTCGCCCGCAAAGGAGTTACAGCGCACGGCCGGCGTCCCGAGCAACGCGGCCTCCGTCGCCATCGTCTGGGAGTCGCCGACGTACAGCCGGGCGAACGCCAGCAGGTGGTGGAGGTCGGCCGGCGCGACCGGGAGTCGGTACTGGTCGAACGGCGCGTCGAGTGGCTCCTCGGACGTGATGTACACCTCGCCGGCCTCCGCGAGTGTCTCGACGATCGCCTCCTTGCCGGCCCGCGAGAGGCCCCCCTCGCCCACGTCGTGCTGTGCGCCCCAGGAGACGAACCGGACCAGCGAGTAGTCGGCCGACGGGTCCACCCCGGCCGCCCTGACCACCTCCCGGTCTGGTTCGAACCGGTCGGGGTGGAGGTAGGCCAGTTCGTGGAGTCCCTCGTAGCGCACGTGGCGCGCGTCGATCTCCCCGTCGTACCACGCTGGCGTACAGACCACGTCGGCGAAGGGGAAGGCGAGGCG
Above is a genomic segment from Halomicrobium sp. LC1Hm containing:
- a CDS encoding DUF354 domain-containing protein; the protein is MRRRHASAATATDTPQNATVPPDQNGVGTPPAEQTEQLRVLITIQHPAHVHFYRPVIEELTADGHEVRVCTREKDVATELLTAFDIEHSVLAGSGQSTLERIGVQALYELRLLAAARRFQPDVVTAIGGVAAAHVATALGAKSVVLTDSEPAALTNRLAFPFADVVCTPAWYDGEIDARHVRYEGLHELAYLHPDRFEPDREVVRAAGVDPSADYSLVRFVSWGAQHDVGEGGLSRAGKEAIVETLAEAGEVYITSEEPLDAPFDQYRLPVAPADLHHLLAFARLYVGDSQTMATEAALLGTPAVRCNSFAGDDDMANFRRLADYGLVFSTDDESEAHDRIETLLADDDGDWDRRRGEFVAETIDVASFVRDVLVAVGT